The bacterium genome window below encodes:
- a CDS encoding copper homeostasis protein CutC, with protein MSVPLLSVEICLGGSRPVLPANLAAARAGGAARVELCSGLAVGGLTPARWQVEAAAGLLHGGPELVVLLRPRPDFRLGPRDVESLARRMSHAALLGAGGVALGALRGKELDRPVMAALVRIAHELGLRVTCHRAFDGVEDRQGAQEMLIDLGMDRLLTSGCVWESGGSALDGMPVLRQALVAAAGRMELVVAGRLHPGMVPDLQQALGGRGYSLHACSGVLRRRRVDEARVRQLVLAAS; from the coding sequence ATGTCGGTCCCGCTCCTGTCCGTGGAGATCTGCCTGGGGGGAAGCCGTCCTGTCCTGCCGGCCAACCTGGCTGCCGCCCGGGCAGGCGGCGCGGCGCGAGTGGAGCTGTGCTCGGGCCTGGCCGTCGGGGGACTGACTCCCGCCCGCTGGCAGGTGGAAGCGGCGGCGGGTCTGCTGCACGGAGGCCCCGAGTTGGTGGTGCTCCTCCGTCCGCGGCCGGACTTCAGGCTGGGTCCGCGCGATGTGGAGAGCCTGGCGCGCCGGATGTCCCATGCCGCCCTGCTGGGGGCGGGCGGCGTAGCCCTGGGCGCCCTGCGCGGGAAGGAACTCGATCGTCCGGTCATGGCAGCCCTGGTGCGCATCGCCCACGAGCTGGGGCTGCGGGTCACCTGCCATCGCGCCTTCGATGGGGTGGAGGATCGGCAGGGAGCCCAGGAAATGCTGATCGACCTGGGGATGGACCGTCTGCTGACCAGCGGCTGCGTTTGGGAAAGCGGCGGCTCCGCCCTGGACGGAATGCCGGTCCTGCGTCAAGCATTGGTCGCCGCCGCCGGACGCATGGAACTGGTGGTTGCGGGCCGCCTCCACCCCGGCATGGTCCCCGACCTCCAGCAGGCCCTGGGTGGGCGCGGCTATTCTTTGCACGCCTGCTCAGGCGTCCTGCGCCGGCGCCGGGTGGATGAAGCGCGGGTGCGGCAGCTTGTGCTGGCAGCCTCCTGA
- a CDS encoding M23 family metallopeptidase, translated as MVGALILLGIRFQQDFNAERVLRENDQLHRSLEEALANVKHLRLSVDSLHSMDREIRQLAKLEPIPDEVRRMGVGGALYESTMPGISFQAKSELAQLERETRLLQASLSRARELVFLQVDRMRRLPSIVPVADGEISSRFGFREDPFNGAWRMHEGMDFQARLGTPVLATADGVVQDRGREAGFGLVVRLDHGDGMQTLYGHLSRIRVVVGQQVRRGDHIGDVGSTGRSTSAHLHYEVHRQGRPLNPEPFVMHELAALD; from the coding sequence GTGGTGGGCGCCCTGATTCTCCTGGGCATCCGTTTCCAGCAGGACTTCAACGCTGAGCGTGTCCTGCGTGAGAACGACCAGTTGCATCGCAGCCTGGAAGAAGCTCTTGCCAATGTGAAACACCTGCGATTGTCCGTGGACTCCCTCCATTCCATGGACCGTGAGATCCGCCAGCTGGCCAAGCTTGAACCCATTCCCGACGAAGTGCGCCGCATGGGCGTGGGGGGGGCCCTCTACGAGTCCACCATGCCGGGCATCAGTTTCCAGGCCAAGAGCGAGCTGGCCCAGCTGGAGCGGGAAACCCGGCTGCTCCAGGCGTCACTCAGCCGGGCCCGGGAGCTGGTCTTCCTCCAGGTGGACCGCATGCGGCGGCTGCCCTCCATCGTGCCGGTGGCCGATGGAGAGATCAGCAGCCGCTTCGGATTCCGCGAGGATCCCTTCAACGGGGCCTGGCGCATGCACGAAGGCATGGATTTCCAGGCCCGCCTTGGCACGCCGGTGCTGGCCACGGCCGACGGCGTGGTGCAGGACCGCGGCCGCGAGGCTGGATTCGGCCTGGTGGTGCGGCTGGACCATGGGGACGGCATGCAGACCCTTTACGGGCACCTCTCGCGCATCCGGGTCGTGGTGGGACAGCAGGTGCGTCGCGGCGACCACATCGGCGATGTGGGCAGCACCGGCCGCAGCACGTCGGCCCATCTCCACTATGAAGTGCATCGGCAAGGGCGCCCGCTGAATCCCGAACCATTTGTCATGCATGAATTGGCGGCCTTGGATTGA
- the secD gene encoding protein translocase subunit SecD yields MEQHNNKLRWIIFGVILALALWKLYPTIRLSMIGDDRLKAMDANAQVELRQKAIKRGLDLQGGMHMVLEVDLVELAKGLARTPDARFAERLNRVAAKLDASTDFWQIFEQEFSDVQLSEYYGERRQSNSEILAILKQQSVDAIDNSLVILRNRVDGSGLQEPSITKQGQRRIVVELAGVSDPEAARRMIGRTALLEFKMVEEVTRTNQVLEAVNGAVKGELPVLPDSALAQAAPVDTAAVAAEVAQVAADDPDSEVFDPLAARTEQESATTPGSQASTFFELLTVFPGRNSVLVAEANRERVLAVLAQPAVQAVIPPDKQFILGKLEDLGGQKFSELFLVHREAELTGKALENAGVNINQGGQGVNAGAAIVEMSMTRDGARRFARITGDNVGRRLAIVLDNRVFMAPNIRSKIPNGRAIIEGLESIEEAKELANLLKHGALPSTVKSVEERTVGPSLGSESLRQGAFSAALAFLFTTLFMLVYYKKSGINAVAALVANMIFMMAALAGFHATLTLPGIAGIVLTIGMAVDANILILERIREELKRGRTVRAAVDAGYSNALSAIVDSNVTTLIAGVVLYQFGSGPIRGFALTLMIGIAANLYTAIFLTRLLFDRFTNYDRATRLSI; encoded by the coding sequence ATGGAACAGCACAACAACAAGCTACGCTGGATCATTTTCGGCGTCATCCTGGCCCTCGCCCTTTGGAAACTGTATCCGACCATCCGTTTGTCGATGATCGGGGACGACAGACTGAAGGCCATGGATGCCAATGCCCAGGTCGAGCTTCGGCAAAAGGCCATCAAGCGCGGCCTGGACTTGCAGGGCGGCATGCACATGGTCCTCGAAGTGGACCTCGTCGAGTTGGCCAAGGGCTTGGCCCGCACGCCCGATGCCCGCTTCGCGGAGCGCTTGAACCGGGTGGCGGCGAAGCTGGACGCCAGCACGGATTTCTGGCAGATATTCGAACAGGAGTTTTCCGACGTCCAACTGAGCGAATACTACGGGGAGCGCCGACAGTCCAACTCCGAGATTCTTGCGATCCTCAAGCAGCAATCCGTCGATGCCATCGACAACTCCCTGGTCATCCTGCGCAACCGCGTGGACGGCTCGGGACTGCAGGAACCCTCCATCACCAAGCAGGGCCAGCGCCGCATCGTGGTGGAGCTGGCCGGCGTGAGCGATCCCGAGGCGGCCCGCCGCATGATTGGCCGCACGGCCCTCCTCGAGTTCAAGATGGTGGAGGAGGTCACCCGCACCAACCAGGTCCTGGAGGCGGTCAACGGCGCCGTCAAAGGCGAGCTGCCCGTCCTGCCGGACAGCGCCCTGGCCCAGGCCGCACCTGTGGACACGGCTGCGGTGGCGGCCGAAGTCGCCCAGGTCGCGGCGGACGATCCCGACAGCGAGGTCTTCGATCCCCTGGCTGCGCGCACAGAGCAGGAGTCCGCCACCACCCCCGGCAGCCAGGCCAGCACCTTCTTCGAGCTGCTCACGGTCTTCCCGGGCCGCAACAGCGTGCTCGTTGCCGAGGCCAACCGCGAACGCGTTCTGGCCGTGCTTGCACAACCCGCCGTGCAGGCCGTCATCCCGCCCGACAAGCAATTCATCCTGGGCAAGCTGGAGGACCTGGGCGGCCAAAAGTTCTCGGAGTTGTTCCTGGTTCACCGCGAGGCTGAACTGACGGGCAAGGCCCTGGAAAACGCCGGTGTCAACATCAACCAGGGCGGCCAGGGCGTCAACGCCGGCGCCGCCATTGTCGAGATGTCCATGACGAGGGACGGCGCCCGCCGCTTCGCCCGCATCACGGGCGACAACGTGGGCCGGCGCCTGGCCATCGTGCTGGACAACCGCGTCTTCATGGCGCCCAACATCCGCAGCAAGATCCCCAATGGCCGCGCCATCATCGAGGGTCTCGAAAGCATCGAGGAGGCCAAGGAGCTGGCCAACCTCCTCAAGCACGGCGCCCTGCCCTCCACCGTCAAGTCGGTGGAGGAACGCACCGTGGGTCCCAGCCTGGGCAGCGAGAGCCTGCGCCAGGGAGCGTTCTCCGCAGCGCTCGCCTTCCTCTTCACCACCCTTTTCATGCTGGTCTACTACAAGAAGTCCGGCATCAATGCCGTGGCCGCCCTGGTCGCCAACATGATCTTCATGATGGCCGCGCTGGCGGGCTTCCACGCCACCTTGACCCTGCCCGGCATCGCCGGCATCGTGCTCACCATCGGCATGGCGGTGGACGCCAACATCCTCATCCTGGAGCGCATCCGGGAGGAGCTGAAGCGCGGACGGACCGTGCGCGCCGCCGTGGACGCGGGTTACTCCAATGCCCTGTCCGCCATCGTGGACTCCAACGTCACCACCCTGATTGCCGGCGTGGTGCTCTACCAGTTCGGATCGGGACCCATCCGCGGCTTCGCCTTGACCCTCATGATCGGCATCGCGGCGAACCTGTACACGGCCATCTTCCTGACCCGTCTGCTCTTCGATCGCTTCACCAATTACGACCGCGCCACGCGGCTGAGCATCTGA